From Chloracidobacterium thermophilum B:
GCGGCCTTCTGCCCGAACGATCACGTAAAGCCGGCCACAGCACCGGGACGCGCCGGCCGCCACCGGCGGAGGCCCGCCCGCCGCCGGCACCCAGCCCCAGAGCAGCAGCCAGAACGCGAGAAAGCACGTGCTTCGCTGGAAGGCGTGCAGTAGCATTGCCCGCCAAGGCTGCCGGGGCCCACGTCCCGGACATTTCCTGCCAGTGTTGTTGATGATGTCCATCCTGCAAGCCATTCTTCTTGGTATCGTCCAGGGGCTGACTGAGTTTTTGCCCATCAGCAGTACAGCCCATCTGATTCTCGTCAGCAAGCTGCTTCAGCTTGACCAAAAGCTGACGCCGGAGCAGTTGACCGGCTTTGTGGCTTTTATCCAGTTGGGTACGGTCCTGGCCCTGATTGTCTATTTCTTCCCGGACTTGTGGAACATTGCCCGGGGCTTCCTGACCGACAACCTGGCCTGGCTGCAGGAGCGGCGGGAACTGGGTGAACGGGCCCGACTGGGATGGCTGATTGTCATCGGGTCGTTTCCGGTCATCGTGTTCGGGTTCGGATTCAGGAAAATCATCGAGGGGGTGCTGACGAAAAACCTGTACGTCATTGCCGGGGCGCTGGTCGGTCTGGCGGTGTTTCTGGTCGTGGCTGAAGTTGTGGGATCACGCCGCCTCAAGCTGTCTGACCTCACCTGGTGGCATGCCCTGCTCATTGGCTGCGGACAGGCGCTGGCGCTCATTCCGGGCGCTTCGCGTTCCGGCACGACCATCACTGCCGGCCTGCTGCTGGGGCTTGACCGCGCCACTGCCGCCCGCTTTTCGTTTCTGCTGTGCGTTCCGGCCCTGACCGGCGCCGGGCTGTTGCAGTTTGTTCGGGAAGTCAAGGACTTCGATCCGACGATGCTGCTGGCGACGGTTGTTGCCACGGTTGTATCCGGCATCACCGGATATGCCGCCATTGCCTTTCTGCTCTACTTTCTCAAGACGCACAGCATGCTGGTTTTTGTGGTCTATCGGCTTGTTTTGGGCGGACTGCTGTTCTTTCTGCTGGTTACCCAGCGGATCGCTCCGGTTTGATAAATCGCCTATTCAATCCCGGTTGCCTGAGCCGTAAAGCCGGCGGTAATGGGCGGTATTGCGCAGGACACCCTGAACATACAGCCGGGTTTCGGTAATCGGGATGGCATCAATCCAGACATCAAGCTCAGCGGTAGGCAGGGTCTTGAGCCAGTTGACAACCCGACCCGGCCCGGCGTTGTAGGCTGCGAAGGCATATTCATAGCGCCCGAACTGGCGGCACATGTCGGCCAGGTAGCTGGTGCCCAGCACGATGTTGAGCCTGGGATTGTAGAGCTGGTCAGCCGTAATGGGTCCGGTGCCTTTTTTGTTGGCCACGAGCCGTCCGGTCGAGGGGAGCAGTTGCATCAGACCGATGGCGTTGGCGCGTGAGCGGGCGTTGGCGTCAAAGACCGACTCCTGGCGGATGAGGCCGGCGACGATGAAGGGGTCAAGTCCATTGGCCCTGGCTTCCTGCTGGATGGTTTCCCACTCGCGCAACGGAAAGAAGATTTCCCATTCTTCGCGGCTGATTTCATCGCCTTGGTAGGCGAGATACTCCGGGTGGGCGCGCTGCAACGCCTGCACGGCGCGGTTGGGTTGGCCGAGGTCGCGGTACACGCGGGCCATTTCGAGTGCGACTTTGGGTGACGTGGGCGCCGTCTGACGCGCCGCTTCCATTTCTTCGAGGGCAAAATCCATCAGCCCGATGATCCGAAGCTGGGAGGCCCGTTCCAGCCAGGCTTCGCCTTCGCTGCCAAGGGTTTCCGGGAGCGGACGGGCCGGCGGCAAGCCGGCAACAGCTCGCATGACGGGATGTTGCACCGGAAGCTGCGCCGCCGGGACGGAGCGCAGGGCCGCCAGACGATTGGCTGCCTGCTGTCCGTAGTAGCCATAGCGGTACCGCCGGACAATGGCTTCGTAGAGTACCTTGGCTTCGGTGTTGCGCCCGGTGCGCTCCAGGTTGCGCGCTGCCCAGTAGGCGGCCATGCCTTTGTAATCCGAGGCCGGAAACAGTGCCACGTGGTCGAGCAGAAGCGGAAGGGCGGCCGCATAGGAGCCCTGCTGGTGAAGTGTCCAGGCCCGCCGGAAGTGCCACCGCTGGCCGGCTTTCCGCTCAGGGTACTGCCGGATGAGTCGCTCGTAGTAGTTTCCGCTGCCGCGCTTTTCAGCCCACTGGGCAAGGTTTTCGAGCGCCTCGCCAGCGCGTGGGGAAGTGGGATACAGCGTCAGCAGCCGCTCCACCGTGGCCGGATAGCTGGTGCTGCCGCTCCGCCGCTGGACTTCGGAAAGGTAAAACAACGCTTCGGCGTGGCGCGGTTTGTCCTGACTGCTGACGGCCGCAAGCTGGGTTGCCGCCGGAGCCAACTTCTGGGCAAAGTAGAGGCTGATGCCGTACCGCAGGCGGGCTTCATCACTTTGGAGTGCAGTTGGGTCAAGCGTCGCCAGTTGGGTGAAGTCTTCGGCAGCGGCCGTGTATTGCCTGGCTTCATAGAGCCGGTTGGCGCGTCGGCGCAGTCCGTCGGCGTCTGTGACACGCACCGCGGCAGCCGCCGTCGCCGGATCAGGGAACAATGCCTGCCGGGCATTTTGGACTTCGTCCTGGGTCAGGCTGTCCGGCGCTTCGGTGATGATGCGCCGCCAGGTGCGCTGGGCGTCTTCCAGACGGCCGGCCGTGTGGTATGCCAGGGTCAGAATGGCCAGGGCATTGCCATCCCCTTTGTCAAGCAGAGGTTGGAGCACCTGCTCAACACCCGGCACATCGCGCCGGACGGCGGCAGCCCGCCCGGCCTGGAGTGTGGCGGCACGGGCCAGCAGGGATTGCGGATAGCGTCTGCCGACTTGCGCCAAGGTTGCCTGCGCGGCCTGGAACTGGCCGCTGTCAAACTGGGCTTTGCCCAGGTAATACAACCCATAGTCACCCAAACGGCTGAACTCGCCAATGAGTGGCGTGTCGAGCAGGCTGACTGCGGTGGCGTAGTTGCGTTGCTGGTAGTTGTCATAGCCCCGGCGAAAACGGGCCAGAGCCGCAGCTTCAGAGTCTGGATAACGGCGCTCGAAGCTGGCAAGAAGGCTGTCGGGCGGCTGATTGCCGGCGCGCGCCACTGCCTGACGGAGTTCGGTGAGGGCAGCCGTGCGTTCCTGGGGCGTGGCGGCGTGCAGGCAGTGCCGCACTGTGAAACTGCCACCAAGGGCAAGTCCGGCGATCAATACGAGTCCACCGACGCCAATCCTGAGCGGCAGTGGCTGCAACCAGGTACGCCAACGTGACTGAAGCCGTGAGAACAATGCTTTCATGGCAGGGGGGTCCGCTTGGAAAAAAATGGACGAGCCGGGTGCTCGTCCATTTCCTGGAGATGGGAATCGCTTGCAGCGTGGCTTTATTCCGGCTGTATCAGAACCGGACCGGGGCAATCCGCCCCAAGGCGGGAGGGATCACCTTCCGCCAGGGAAGAAACGAGTTCGTCGTAGAAGTAATCGAACTTCGCCGCCACGATGGGACTAACCCGCTTGTCATACATCTGGCGCGAGCGGTCAATGTCTTCTTTTAGACGGTCATACAGGTCGCGGTTAATGCGTCCTTCCGCAACCTTGGCCTCGTTGTAGAGCTTGATTTCCGAAACGAGCAGACGGGCAAAGCGCCGTGCATCGTTGTGGGCTT
This genomic window contains:
- the uppP gene encoding undecaprenyl-diphosphatase UppP; this encodes MSILQAILLGIVQGLTEFLPISSTAHLILVSKLLQLDQKLTPEQLTGFVAFIQLGTVLALIVYFFPDLWNIARGFLTDNLAWLQERRELGERARLGWLIVIGSFPVIVFGFGFRKIIEGVLTKNLYVIAGALVGLAVFLVVAEVVGSRRLKLSDLTWWHALLIGCGQALALIPGASRSGTTITAGLLLGLDRATAARFSFLLCVPALTGAGLLQFVREVKDFDPTMLLATVVATVVSGITGYAAIAFLLYFLKTHSMLVFVVYRLVLGGLLFFLLVTQRIAPV
- a CDS encoding transglycosylase SLT domain-containing protein; its protein translation is MKALFSRLQSRWRTWLQPLPLRIGVGGLVLIAGLALGGSFTVRHCLHAATPQERTAALTELRQAVARAGNQPPDSLLASFERRYPDSEAAALARFRRGYDNYQQRNYATAVSLLDTPLIGEFSRLGDYGLYYLGKAQFDSGQFQAAQATLAQVGRRYPQSLLARAATLQAGRAAAVRRDVPGVEQVLQPLLDKGDGNALAILTLAYHTAGRLEDAQRTWRRIITEAPDSLTQDEVQNARQALFPDPATAAAAVRVTDADGLRRRANRLYEARQYTAAAEDFTQLATLDPTALQSDEARLRYGISLYFAQKLAPAATQLAAVSSQDKPRHAEALFYLSEVQRRSGSTSYPATVERLLTLYPTSPRAGEALENLAQWAEKRGSGNYYERLIRQYPERKAGQRWHFRRAWTLHQQGSYAAALPLLLDHVALFPASDYKGMAAYWAARNLERTGRNTEAKVLYEAIVRRYRYGYYGQQAANRLAALRSVPAAQLPVQHPVMRAVAGLPPARPLPETLGSEGEAWLERASQLRIIGLMDFALEEMEAARQTAPTSPKVALEMARVYRDLGQPNRAVQALQRAHPEYLAYQGDEISREEWEIFFPLREWETIQQEARANGLDPFIVAGLIRQESVFDANARSRANAIGLMQLLPSTGRLVANKKGTGPITADQLYNPRLNIVLGTSYLADMCRQFGRYEYAFAAYNAGPGRVVNWLKTLPTAELDVWIDAIPITETRLYVQGVLRNTAHYRRLYGSGNRD